GGGGTCTAGATCAGCACCTATGGTGTGGGGCGGGGGCGTTGGAGTCGGGgtttgctgggcaggagggtcggACCTGAAGttgctctgctctggagcagcgcGGGGGCAGAAATCTGTGACCTTTAGCTGTGGATTAATCCAGACCAGCGCTCGGGAGCCGATTCCAGAGCCCGGCTCCCGCGCTGGGTTTTAAACctgtgttttatttaaataaaatggaaaatttgACAGACGACGAGCGTCCGGCCTGGGCTGGTTTTCTTACGTGGCCCAACCGagactgtccccctccccccgtcgCACCAGGCCCTGCCCAGACAGACAGGGAGAGACCGTCCCCGCCCTGGGGCGTTCAGAGGCTCCCCGAAGTCTGGGTCATTcaatcagtggggaaactgaggcccagagggaGATGAGAATTTCCCAACGTCACACGGGAAAGACGTTTCCTTTAAGTAAGGAGCAAATAACCCCAGGCTGGGCAGTAGAATATagcagcctgccccccccccccaccccagctggtgcccctcactcccgacccgcagcccctgccagcccagccccacagctctgctggtgcccctcccctgccagcccagccctgccggtgcccctcactcccgaccggcagcccctgccagcccagccctgcccccctccccgctctgccggtgcccctcactcccgacccgcagccccagccagcccagccctgggctcccccacagctctgctggtgcccctcactcccgacccgcagcccctgccagcccagccctgggctcccccacagctctgccggtgcccctcactcccgacccgcagcccctgccagcccagccctgctcccccaccacTGGCCACGCCCCATGTGTTTGTGAGTCGAAACCAGCGCTTAGGGACACACTGTCACAGATGCGGCAGGACTGGGATTTATTTGCCAGGCTCTGCGGAAATGGGGTTTCTTCCTCCAGGCGAATGAGGGGGGTCAGTCTTCGGGGGGGGGGCCTTTCCTCAGAGGGGCCAGTCGCAGCAGCCTGGGGggctggcagaggggaggagagagaaacggAGAAAGGCCTGAGATGGAAAACCAATTTCAGCATCCGATGGGAAACCCgggccccacagagcccccctgaATTGGGGGGGGAGACCCAGGAGATGTGCCCCCCCAATCAaagccaacccccccccacagaaTGGGGAGCTCGGTCTCTGGaggcctggccggggggggggggaatctggcTGAGACCCGGctcactccagccaggccaggggatGAGgggcccctggggcggggggggggtgtcctgggGCTGGGCTCACCTGGCAGTGGGTCAATCAGGAATCCTGAAGCTGGCAGGTGTCTGGGGGGGCAGAAGAAGAGGGAGAGGGTTAGGGGGTGCATGTCAGGGGGAATCACCCCATGGGGTAGGGACGGGGGGAGATTTCTGGGTGGGGTTGTGCATCAGTGAGCGTTTTGGTGACCCCAATAATCTACCCTGAATCCTCTTCCGTGCCCCCCAAATCTGCCCATCCCCCAACACCTGTCCAACCGCCTCCTGAACCCCCAAACCTCTCACCCCCACAACCTCCTTTCTTCTCAGCGCCTCCCAACCCCCTCCTCCAAATCTACCCCCCCATCTCCTGCCTCCCCCAACCCACCGCCTTCCCGCCAAACTAATCCCACTGGCCGATGGGGTGAGGGGACCCCCTAAAGGCCTCCCCATCCGGGTGGTACCTTGGCTGCGGGGGATAAGCAGGAATTCTTCCATGTCCAGGCAGTAGGCTTGGTTCCGGAAATCCTCAATGCAGTCGTCAGCCAGGTCGGGGGTGCgggcttgggggggagggaggacagggaGTGACACctcagagaacccaggagtcctggcaccaagcaccccccccccaaggacccactcccctcccagaaccaggatagatcccaggagtccaggctcccggcccccctgctctcaccaccagcccccactcccctcctggagccagggagagaacccaggcgtccgggcccccACTCACAGTACAGCAGGATCCTTTGATAGTCTCGGTCGGTTTCCTGGACAATGATGGTGTCTGGACACTTGCTGGAGAACAGCTCAGTCCTCATCCCCGGCCGCCCTGTGatgggggagacagagccaggagctgggggctgcgggtcgggagtgaggggcaccagcagagctgtggggggcagggctgggctagcaggggctgcgggtcgggagtgcggggcCCCGGccgagctggggcggggcagggctgcgctggcagggggctgcggttcgggagtgaggggcaccggcagagctgggggggcagggctgggctggcaggggctgcgagtcgggagtgaggggcaccggcagagctggggggtggcaaggctgggctagcagggggctgcgggtcggttgtatggggcaccggcaggggtgggggggggcagggcggggctagcaggggctgcgggtcgggagtgtggggcaccggcagagctggggggggcagggctgggctggcaggggctgcgggtcgggagtgaggggcaccggcagagctggggggtggcagggctgggctggcaggggctgcgggtcgggagtgaggggcaccactcaCCTTCTGTGGCCAGGTCGGTGCTCCCTTCGTTAAGCAGATAAATCCATGATCTGGGCACGCAGCCCCCTGAtttcctgggggagagggggggggacaGCTGGAGGGGCCTTTGGGGAgctgggtggaggggggtggCTGGCCCGTGAGGGGAGGGTCAGAGCACAGAGGGGCCATGTGAACGTCCCATCCGACATGCTgccacccgccccccccagcaccccctcagCCACCCCCAGAggggcctgagcccccccccatggCCGGGAACCGATTTGGGGCGAGCCGCCTGGCTCATcctgctgagacccccccaacgGGGGTCATGGCCCATCAGAGCTGGGGACCTGCTccttccccgccccgcccccggcgtcTGCGCGGCCCGGGGGGAGCAGCTGGCTGGGACGACGCGCAGAGACCCCCCCCGGGGCCTTTCGAGGGAGAGGAGTAAAATCATCCCCGGAGCCGGGggggggaatcccttcctgaccctgcCGGTGAGACCCTGAAGCCTGAGTGTTGGGCACATTCTGCACCCTGCCTGCCGGGCGCGCCCTggatccgggcggggggggggcactcacAGGCGGAGGGCGGCGCGGAGCTGCaggcgctggggctgggggccctgccccATGTGGAAGACGGAGCCGTCGGTGCCCGCGAAGGTCTCCAGGGCAGCAGGGGTGGCTGCTGCGGCGGCGATGAAGTGCCAGGTGCCCAGGTACTGCCGGGGGAACTGCGGGGGGTcagggtgctgcagagacccccccCAGCCGCCCTCCCCACAGACACCCAATACCGGTGAGGGAACCCCACACCCTTCCCTGCCGCCCAGGGTCCCCAGGCCCACCTCTGGGGGGGCtcatcccccaacccccacatgGGTCCCCCCACAACCGTCAGTGCCCCAGCCTTGGGGATCCCCCGACCCACCCCCCAGGGCCGGTACCTGGTCCCGGTCCAGCCCGCTGGCTggcagcggggcagggggggcGCATGGGCTCAGGGCGCCGATCAGGGCCCCATACAGGTACAGCAGGTAGGACCAGGTGCGCTGGAGCATGGCCGGTGGGGGCCGGGTTCGGGGCCGTCTGCCGGCCCTTGGCCCTGTGGCTGGCTCACCTttgccccctccgccccccggcCCCTGTTAATCGTTAACTCGCCGGAGTCCAGAGTCCCGTGCGTGGGAGCGACCCGACACCCACTGAGGCAGGGGGGCCCGATGGCAAACAGTGCAGCGAGGGAGGGGCCCTGGGGACCTCCAGGAGATCCCACAACAACAgggtgggtgtggagggggtggagcttgcaggagaccctacaataataaaTCAGTGTGTGTAGCTGGGTGTTTGCAagggacccctccccccaataacaCTGAGCCCCAGGCGCCCCTACAATCCCAAGACGAGGGCGGGCGGCTGATGCTGGCGAgggaccctacaataacaaacctgtGTAGACAGAAACCCCCCCGAGAACAGGGCTGGCGCCCGCAGGGTTCTGGGGGGAGCCCTACAGGAACACGATCGGTTGGGAGCCACCCACGCGCGCGAAGGGTGAGAAACCCCCGAGCCCGGCAGCCAGGCCCATTTCGGCCGGAGATTGGGAGACACTTTCTGGCTCTCAGGGGCGTTCGGTGCTTGGGTCGGGGGTGTTGTGGGATCCCCGTCTCGGGAGGTTTAAGAGCCCCCCTCAGGCCGGGCCTGGGCTgacctggtcctgcctcagcgcggTGCGGGGGGTGTGTCTGGTCTTGGCGACGTCTCGGGGGCCCTCCCCGCCCGGCCTGGCTCTGGTTTGGCAGTAACGGGGTGGGCGTCCTTAGTGCCTTGGGGGAAATGCTGCAATAACATCAGCATGCCCGGGGCCCCTCGTGTTTTgaggagaccctacaataacacaaaGAGGGGGAGGCATGTTCACCATTTTGGGGAGGCCGTACAGTAACATAAACAAACCCAGGGCCTGTATTGTTTTgaggagaccctacaataacacaaaGAGGAGTGGGCGTCCCCAGTGCTTTtgggagaccctacaataacaaactggCATTCTCTGCCTAGCCAAACTCATTGCCCATAACAAAGATGGCGGATGAGCGGGTTATTAAAGTACAACGTAGCCCCCAACCGGGACAGGGACCATGTGCCCTCAATAAATATGGTGGCAAGTCAGTTATCATAAGTATGTGCCCATAACCAATATGGCCGCCGCTTTGGCTTCGGCTCCTTGGAGCGCCAAGGTGTTGCCCTCAAAAGGTCTGTCGGGCCGGGGAATCCGCGTCATCATTTCCACGCCAACGTCCAAGATGGCCGCCGCGCTGCCTTCACCGTATACGCAGCCGCATGGGCCCGCCCAGAAGAAAGATGGTGGACAAAGGCCTTAGTACGCAGGCGCCGGCGAGCGAGGCCCCTCGAGCCGGGTATAGGAGCCCGAACGGTGCCTGGACAAAATCTTCGCGATCGGAGGCGAACAAGCGgcaccgccgccgccgccgggcgAACAGACCCGGCGGCTCGGAACCGAGGAGCGATCAAGGAACGAGCGGCGGGGGCGCGGGAGGGCGAGTAGGTCGGTTTCACGGTGTATTTAATCAGGCGCCGGCCCGGACAGCCCCGGGGTGAAGGACCCGCTGTGGGAAGGCGGGGGCGCGCACCGCTCTCGCGCATGCGCAGTCGCGCGCAGCAGCGGCGAGAGGCGGCTGGAGGGAGTCGCTCCAAGGAGGCGCCGGGTCCCGCGGCCGCTTCGCCCCGTTCCGAGCCCGCAGCGTCTCCCCGGCCGGGCCCGGACGCGTCTCCCCCCCGCGGCCGCCGGACCCCGCGGGGGACCGGAAGTGGGGCCCCGGGGCTCGGGCTCCACCGGAAGTGGCTCCGGCTTGACCGGAAGTTCCCGCCTGCgaggccggggggcggggccagcaggactgggcgcccctccccctccccccgccgagAGGGGCCCTTGGAGCGGGGTGAGCGTCACGGgtcacgtggggggggggggtccgtgcGCGTGTCCCCCCCCCGCGCGGGGATAAtgtcgggtgggggaggggcgtgtTCAGCGCCCTGCGGGGGCCGGGGTGTAAGGTGGGGAGGccggcaggggtgtgggggaggattgggggcagggagggagggcaggggccagggtataacagtggggagggagggtgggggccgGGGTgtaaggtggggagggggtgggtgggggagggtgtgggggcagggaggggtgggtggggtcgCGTTCAGGACACCCAGGGGTGGCGGgtctggagggaaggggggacCCGGTCGTGTAACCCGCTGTCCCGTGGCAGGAGCCGGCGCCATGGCGGAGGCGGAGACCCTCGAAGTGATGGTGAAGACGCTCGACTCGCAGACCAGGACCTTCACCgtggaggcggaggtgagcgGTTGGGAGGCTGCTGGGTGCGGCTCGATCCCTTAGCGATCCGTGCCGGCTAAAGGGCTCTGCACCGGCCCCATTCGGCTGTTTGgcagcccctgcctcccaccccagagccagccgcagctcAGCCCCGGGCGGGGGGTCCCCGACTAGCCAGCTCCtgcgtcccaccccagagccagccgcagctcAGCCCCGGGCGGGGGGTCCCCGACTAGCCAGCTCCTGCGTCCCACCCCAGAACCAGCCGCAGCTCAGTCCCGGGCGGGGGGTCCCCGACTAGCCAGCTCCTGCGTCCCACCCCAGAACCAGCCGCAGCTCAGTCCCGGGCGGGGGGTCCCCGActagccagcccctgcctcccactcCAGAGCCAGCCGCGGCTCAGCCCCGGGCGGGGGGTCCCCGACTAGCCAGCTcctgcatcccaccccagagccagccgcggctcagccccgggcgggggggtccccgactagccagcccctgcctcccaccccagagccagccgcagctcagccccgggcgggggggtccccgactagccagcccctgcctcccactccagagccagccgcagctcAGCCCCAGGCGGGGGGTCCCCGACtagccagcccctgcaccccaccccagggtgctGCATGCACGGGGTGGCGACCCCAGCGTGTGAGCCGAGACGAGGTGATGGGGGCAGGTTTGACCCCGCTGGTTCTTTCCCCTTTCCCCTGTAGGTGACAGTGAAGGAGTTCAAAGAGCACATTGCAGGCTCAGTAAATATCCCCGCGGAGAAACAGCGTCTGATCTACCAGGGGCGAGTCCTGCAGGACGACAAGAAGCTAAAAGAATATAGTGAGtgtggggggctgcgggtcgggactgaggggcaccggcagagctgggggcgggggaggagatgGAGTCCAGAGGTTTGAGGTTCTGGTTTCACCCTCCTTTTGTCTCTTTTTTCCAAGATGTTGGGGGGAAAGTGATCCACTTGGTGGAACGagcccctccccaggctcagtcGCCCTCCTCTGGGGGTCCCTCTGGAGCCAGCTCGGCCTCAGCCCCCCACAATGGCATCGGGGGCCGGGGAGCCGGTGCCACCGTCCACGACCGTAACGCCAACAGCTACGTCATGGTCGGGACCTTCAATTTACCAGTCAGCATTATGGACCCGCAGCCGCCCTCCCAGGTGAGTTCCTGCCGGGGGCGCCgtgcgggtgggggtggggctctctCCTGCCGGCAGCGCTAGCCCCAGTGCCTTGCCGGGGGTCGGCTCCTGGAAGAGGCAGGTTCTCACTCTCCTCTGGCAGTTTGCTTTGGTTTATTCTCTGTGTGGTTCTCTGATGGGTGTGAGATCTTCTGGCTGGTGTGTGTCACTAAGTGTGATGGACGGGTGggaactcaggactcctgggttctcttcccggctctgggaggggagtgggagctggtggttagagcagggggggctgggagccaggactcctgggttctctccctggctctgggaggagtggggctggtgggttagcgctgggggggctgggagcctggactcctgggttctctccctggcgctgggaggggagtgggggatggggttagagcaggggactgggagccaggactcctgggttctgtccctggcgctgggaggggagtgggggatgggggttagagcagggggggctgggagtcaggactcctgggttctgtccctggcgctgggaggggagtgggggatgggggttagagcgggggagctgggagccaggactcctgggttccatcccggctgggggaggggagggggggtccaGTCTCTATCCACCTCCCCCTTGTGCTGAGTGTCTGTGGCCTCTCCCGCCTttctctgtttttatttatttttctctttcttttcctgtttttccTCCTTTCCTCCTTTTTTGTTTCCTTTGGTTTTCTCCGTCCCTCCCTCCTTCGCTCccgtctcctccctcctccccctaagATCGACGGATCCTCTGTGGATGTTCATATTAATATGGAACAGGCGCCCATACAGGTACTGGAGGGGGGTGGGCCTGGGGGGCGCAGGGGTGAAAGGTCGGCAGcgggggttggggggcgggggggattctGGGAAGGGTTAGAGAATTGGCAGAGCACAGGGCAGGttctgggtctgatccagtgAAATTCCCTCCCGGAAATCttgttgggggcagggctgaagaGGACAGGAAAGAGCTGAGTGGGCCCATGGGCTGATCCTGGGGTTACTTGGCAGGATAGTTCATGGGTCTCATTGGGGGGTGGTGGCggtaggggggcagggcccatggATCTCATCCAGGAGGCGGGGGTCCCAGGCTGGACGAGCCCGAGGGGTGTCCTGGGAGGGGTCTGGGTCCTGTTCTGGATTGACCCTTGGTCTGGGGGCCCCGTGCTGGCCggacccaggggtgtgtgtgtgtccgtgtgtgtgtccCCATGCTGGCCTGGCCCGGGGGCGTGCGTGTGTTTCCCTGGCTGGCCGggtcgggggtgtgtgtgtgtgtgtgtgtgtgtccccctggctggccgggcccggggtgtgtgtgtgtgtgtgtccccctggctggccgggcccggggtgtgtgtgtgtgtgtgtgtgtcccccatgCTGGCCTGgcccgggggtgtgtgtgtgtgtgtgcgtgtgtgtgtgtccctggctggccgggcctggggtgtgtgtgtgtgtgtgtgtccctgactgctcgggggtgtgtgtgtgtgtccctggctgggcggaccccgggggggggggtgtccccttgGCTGGCCGGGCCCCGGGGCCTGGTCCGGGTTAGTACCAGGCCGTCCCCTTGTCAGCTCCactcccaggcccagccctgacctgGCCCTGCCCTGTTGTTCCAGAGTGAGCCCCGCGTGCGCCTGGTGATGGCACAGCACATGCTCCGAGACGTGCAGGGCATCCTGGGCCGGCTGGAGGTGAGTGCCAGGGGCTGAggcctggcaggggaggggcgggagTGCCGTGGGGCTGAGGCccggcgggaggggagggggcgggagtgcCGTGGGGCTGAGGCccggcgggaggggagggggcgggagtgcCGTGGGGCTGAGGCccggcgggaggggagggggcgggagtgcTGTGGGCCTGAGGCCAGGCGGGGAGAGGGGCGGGAGTGCTGTGGGGCTGAGGCacggcgggaggggagggggcgggagtgcCGTGGGGCCGAGGCccggcgggaggggagggggcgggagtgcCGTGGGGCTGAGGCTCGactcggggggaggaggggagtccCAGGCTCTGAGcccaggttctctctctctctcgctaggGTCGCACCAACGGGCAGCCGCAGCCCACGCCAGAGAATGCCCCCCCGGCCCCCGACGAACCGCCACCCTCCACCAGCCCCGGCCAGCGGGAGCCCATGGAGGCAGCTGATTCGGAGCCCCCAGCCGCGCCCGGCGAGGagagcccccagcctgggccggAGCCGCCCCCGGCTGCCGAAGGGGCCCCCAAGTGAGGACAGGGCTgagcgggtggggtggggagcggggcccTGGCGCCCACTGAGCCCTGTCTCCGGTCTCCCTGCAGCCACCCGGCGCCGGCCGAGTACGTGGaggtgctgctggagctgcgcAGGGTGgaggagcagctgcagccctTCCTGCAGCGATACCAGGAGATCCTGGCCACGGCCAGCACCACTGACTACAACAACAATGTAAGGGCTAGTTACCCCCCCCCGCACCGGGCAGAGAGAATGGGATGTGCCAGGCCCACCCCGTCCCAGGGAGAATGGGATGTTCTGAACACCCCCCCGTCCCTGAGATTGGGATGGTCCAAGTCTCCCCTCAGAATGGGATGTTTGGAACATTCCCCCCAACGCTGTGAGATTGGGATGGTCCAaatctcttctctgccccccatcCTGGTGATAATGGGAtggtccaaattctgccctcccccccagtcTGTGAAAGGATGGCAGGAtccaaatcccccctccccacaagtcAGTTCTAACCCTTGGGGATGGTCcaggctcctgccccctgctgtcAGGCGTTTGATTGGCTAGAAGCCGAGCAGTTCATTTTTGGGAGTAGGGGTGTGAGAGCATTATGGTTTGCACCATGCAAGGGGGCGGGGATTATTTTGGTTCTGAGATGGGTGATACCATGAACAGGGCGATGGGGACCCTGAGCTGGGTTGCACCATGGATGggatgggggaagtgggggaggcgGGCGATACCATGGGCGGCAGGGGGGCACTGTGGGGGCTGACTGTGCCCCCTGTGTTGGCAGACGGAGGGGCGCGAGGAGGACCAGCGCATCATCAACCTGGTGGGGGAGTCCATGCG
This DNA window, taken from Mauremys reevesii isolate NIE-2019 unplaced genomic scaffold, ASM1616193v1 Contig1, whole genome shotgun sequence, encodes the following:
- the APOM gene encoding apolipoprotein M codes for the protein MLQRTWSYLLYLYGALIGALSPCAPPAPLPASGLDRDQYLGTWHFIAAAAATPAALETFAGTDGSVFHMGQGPQPQRLQLRAALRLKSGGCVPRSWIYLLNEGSTDLATEGRPGMRTELFSSKCPDTIIVQETDRDYQRILLYSRTPDLADDCIEDFRNQAYCLDMEEFLLIPRSQDTCQLQDS